A genomic segment from Desulfobacterales bacterium encodes:
- a CDS encoding B12-binding domain-containing radical SAM protein, which translates to MSENKKFKVLLLQIEGLEFLFRKSSVNFPLAAGFLKTMAYKKGLLNQVDIEILHLDHNRLSLGDAALIDLIISKKPDVLGFSIYCFNSIQSISIAEEVKKQLPNLIIIAGGPEVTLETDYILNSPAIDIGCLGQGELTFVEIIEHLIANKKDYSNIKGIFYRENGNIVTTPPSEPIKDLDQIPSPYVLNFVDITDYKTGLIETVRGCYFKCAYCSHGTRPTGFFSANRVYEELEVFLKNDVERVFILDSNFLASPNFDEVCEKIKDLNKEKKIELYATIAVEHLDEKRADLLKDCNFTEVEIGLQSIHQATLKNVNRPPVDTNKYLKGVQLLRERGIAHTAGVILGLPVDTLSDFEKSVMFLINNKVPGLLHLLQLFPNTRLRKKADEYGIKYVNKPPYLITETSYLSKSEIEKVVTMYDKIKNLTIDVFTGTFIDCFNPNGLLSGEQKHFESLPASPQFDFNVDKVILDLDASHADKLKELGEKLSRVVCQPFTAWFKIGSLEDPCNLIESLLLPIRAANPFLHLNIILEASDVFSSNWLEKIEKNIFSENRLYSFDSRKLIDTMSINVISPWKNNEKINQCWDNVKKEISLIWSFELSDKNDWQKEIESILKNKYGHGVLIDFNKTSNMDFIVNAVKYLHREANVNKKKIVYSNLAIDYISAFVNREMEAISITHIEAILSIDKNMNITPMLKPDKDVEMNLKNWKTKIQEYFIKK; encoded by the coding sequence ATGTCTGAAAATAAAAAATTTAAAGTCTTATTGCTGCAAATAGAAGGTTTAGAATTTTTATTTAGAAAATCATCGGTTAATTTTCCTCTTGCGGCCGGTTTTTTAAAAACAATGGCCTATAAAAAAGGACTTTTAAATCAAGTAGATATAGAAATTTTGCATTTAGATCATAATAGACTTTCTTTAGGTGATGCTGCATTAATTGATTTAATTATTTCAAAAAAGCCTGATGTATTAGGCTTTTCAATATATTGTTTTAACTCAATTCAAAGCATATCTATAGCCGAAGAAGTAAAAAAACAATTACCTAATTTAATAATTATTGCAGGTGGCCCGGAAGTAACTTTAGAGACTGACTATATCTTAAATAGTCCTGCTATCGATATTGGTTGTCTTGGGCAGGGTGAACTTACTTTTGTAGAAATTATTGAACATCTTATTGCAAACAAAAAGGATTACAGTAATATAAAAGGAATTTTTTATAGAGAAAATGGTAATATTGTTACTACGCCGCCAAGTGAACCGATAAAAGATTTAGATCAAATTCCATCTCCTTATGTTTTAAATTTTGTGGATATAACAGACTATAAGACAGGCTTGATTGAGACAGTTCGGGGCTGTTATTTCAAATGTGCTTATTGCAGTCATGGAACAAGACCTACGGGGTTTTTTTCAGCTAATAGAGTTTATGAAGAATTGGAGGTTTTCTTAAAAAATGACGTAGAACGAGTTTTTATTTTGGATTCAAATTTTTTAGCCTCTCCTAATTTTGATGAAGTATGCGAAAAGATTAAAGATCTTAATAAAGAGAAAAAAATTGAATTATACGCTACGATTGCTGTAGAACATTTAGATGAAAAACGGGCTGATTTATTAAAGGATTGCAATTTTACAGAAGTAGAGATTGGATTACAGAGTATTCATCAAGCTACTTTAAAAAATGTGAATAGACCTCCTGTCGATACAAATAAATATTTAAAAGGCGTACAACTCTTAAGAGAAAGAGGCATAGCACATACTGCCGGCGTTATACTTGGATTACCAGTTGATACTTTAAGCGATTTTGAAAAATCGGTAATGTTTTTGATAAACAACAAAGTCCCTGGACTATTGCATTTATTACAGCTTTTCCCAAATACACGATTAAGAAAAAAAGCGGATGAGTATGGGATAAAATATGTTAATAAACCGCCTTATCTGATAACCGAAACGTCTTATCTATCAAAAAGCGAAATTGAAAAAGTAGTAACCATGTATGATAAAATCAAAAACTTAACTATAGATGTTTTTACTGGGACTTTTATAGATTGCTTTAATCCAAATGGTTTATTATCAGGAGAACAAAAACATTTCGAAAGCTTGCCAGCATCTCCTCAATTTGATTTTAATGTCGATAAGGTGATACTTGATCTTGATGCTTCCCATGCAGATAAACTAAAAGAACTTGGCGAAAAATTAAGCAGAGTAGTTTGTCAGCCTTTTACTGCATGGTTTAAAATTGGAAGTTTGGAAGACCCCTGCAACTTGATTGAATCATTACTTTTGCCAATAAGAGCGGCTAATCCGTTTCTTCATTTGAATATTATTTTGGAAGCAAGTGATGTTTTTTCGTCTAATTGGCTGGAAAAAATTGAAAAAAATATTTTTTCAGAAAATAGATTGTATTCGTTTGATAGCCGTAAGTTAATTGATACTATGTCAATTAATGTCATTTCTCCTTGGAAAAATAATGAAAAAATAAATCAATGCTGGGATAATGTAAAAAAAGAAATATCACTTATTTGGTCTTTTGAACTTTCAGATAAAAATGACTGGCAAAAAGAAATTGAATCTATTTTAAAAAACAAATATGGTCATGGAGTTTTAATAGACTTTAACAAAACATCTAATATGGATTTTATTGTTAATGCTGTGAAATATCTTCATAGAGAAGCGAACGTTAATAAAAAGAAAATCGTATATAGCAATCTTGCCATTGATTACATATCTGCATTTGTTAATCGAGAAATGGAAGCGATTTCAATTACGCATATTGAAGCCATTTTATCGATTGATAAAAATATGAATATTACTCCTATGTTAAAGCCTGATAAAGACGTCGAAATGAATTTAAAAAATTGGAAGACAAAAATTCAGGAATATTTTATAAAAAAATAA